One window of Streptomyces sp. NBC_00273 genomic DNA carries:
- a CDS encoding peptidase inhibitor family I36 protein, with product MALLVAAAGVTIGMATPASAYACPTGFFCLYYNSNQNGARWFTDSDVPNLAGEVFTTWATGEGQPVKNNAASTENASNWCYRVYYNSNYAGPYDTVHAHTSRNLVNTYNNNASLRDWIC from the coding sequence ATGGCACTCTTGGTCGCCGCAGCTGGTGTCACGATCGGAATGGCCACCCCGGCCAGCGCATACGCGTGCCCGACCGGCTTCTTCTGTCTCTACTACAACTCCAACCAGAACGGTGCCCGCTGGTTCACCGACAGCGACGTACCCAATCTCGCCGGGGAAGTATTCACCACATGGGCCACCGGTGAAGGTCAGCCGGTGAAGAACAATGCCGCGTCGACCGAGAACGCCTCGAACTGGTGCTACCGGGTCTACTACAACTCGAACTACGCCGGCCCGTACGACACCGTTCATGCTCACACCTCCCGGAACCTCGTGAACACGTACAACAACAACGCTTCCCTCCGGGACTGGATCTGCTGA
- a CDS encoding acyl-CoA dehydrogenase yields the protein MGIGITQEQRELAEAVRGWIARAVPPEEVRKLLDTPPQTGARPAYWDALTAQGLLDPHLDGGTLLDLAVVVEEAARAALPGAYLPSALASVLLERAGAEPLEGRVGAVALGPGTLTAVAVEGGGHLLDGLAPPVLGAGEADLVLLAAEAADGTRWFAVDAAALDIRTHDGADPTRPTAEVRARGVATGPDRRLALDAALVRDLACTLFAADACGTAAWALHTAAEYAKVREQFGRPIGQFQGVKHLCADMLVRLEQARALAWDAAQAMDEPADVRSLVAALAAGTALDAAYSCAKDCIQLLGGIGFTWEHDAHIYLRRALVARQLLGPGDGHRARAVRCAADGARRELRLELPAEAETYRAKARTVIADARGQGPADARRTLAPTGYAAPYLPPPYGIGAGPVEQLVVQQELSAAGVKLADLGIATWVVPSLLAYGTPAQREAHLLPTLRGDVTWCQLFSEPGAGSDLASLRTRAERREDGSWKVNGQKVWTSSAHSADFGILLARTDPDAPKHKGLGYFVVDMKNTPGIDVRPLKEITGEALFNEVYFDDVQLPADALVGAADGGWKVARNTLGNERVHMADQMTFDTGLEALLARAADLDGTYRARIGALAAEAHALACIGLRTTLQQVSGLEPGAGASVRKLVQTPHQQRTAELALELLGPAGAVREGAGERAVHGMLMSRCLTIAGGTTQVQLNVVAERILGLPRD from the coding sequence ATGGGCATCGGAATCACGCAGGAGCAGCGCGAGTTGGCCGAGGCGGTGCGCGGTTGGATCGCGCGGGCCGTGCCTCCCGAGGAGGTCCGCAAGCTGCTCGACACCCCGCCGCAGACCGGGGCGCGCCCCGCCTACTGGGACGCGCTGACCGCACAGGGGCTGCTCGACCCGCACCTGGACGGCGGCACCCTGCTCGACCTGGCCGTCGTCGTCGAGGAGGCGGCCCGGGCCGCGCTGCCCGGGGCGTACCTGCCGAGCGCGCTGGCCTCCGTACTGCTGGAGCGGGCCGGCGCAGAGCCGCTCGAAGGCCGGGTCGGGGCGGTCGCGCTCGGGCCGGGGACCCTGACCGCCGTCGCCGTCGAGGGCGGCGGCCACCTGCTCGACGGACTCGCCCCGCCCGTCCTCGGCGCCGGGGAGGCCGACCTGGTGCTGCTCGCCGCCGAGGCCGCGGACGGCACCCGCTGGTTCGCCGTGGACGCCGCCGCGCTGGACATCCGTACGCACGACGGCGCCGACCCCACCCGCCCCACCGCCGAGGTGCGGGCGCGCGGGGTCGCCACCGGCCCGGACCGACGCCTCGCGCTGGACGCGGCCCTGGTCCGCGACCTGGCCTGCACGCTCTTCGCCGCCGACGCCTGCGGCACCGCCGCCTGGGCGCTGCACACGGCCGCCGAGTACGCGAAGGTGCGCGAGCAGTTCGGCCGGCCCATCGGCCAGTTCCAGGGCGTCAAGCACCTGTGCGCCGACATGCTGGTCCGACTGGAACAGGCCCGGGCACTGGCCTGGGACGCCGCGCAGGCGATGGACGAGCCCGCCGACGTGCGCTCACTGGTGGCCGCCCTCGCCGCCGGAACCGCCCTGGACGCCGCCTACTCCTGCGCCAAGGACTGCATCCAGCTCCTCGGCGGAATCGGCTTCACCTGGGAACACGACGCCCACATCTACCTGCGGCGAGCACTGGTCGCCCGCCAACTGCTGGGGCCCGGCGACGGGCACCGCGCACGGGCCGTGCGGTGCGCGGCGGACGGTGCGCGGCGCGAACTGCGCCTGGAACTGCCCGCGGAGGCCGAGACGTACCGCGCGAAGGCCCGTACCGTCATCGCGGACGCGCGCGGGCAGGGCCCGGCCGACGCCCGCCGGACCCTGGCCCCCACCGGCTACGCGGCCCCGTACCTGCCGCCGCCCTACGGCATCGGTGCGGGCCCCGTCGAGCAGCTCGTCGTCCAGCAGGAGCTGAGTGCGGCCGGCGTGAAGCTCGCCGACCTCGGGATCGCCACCTGGGTCGTGCCCTCGCTGCTCGCCTACGGGACGCCCGCCCAGCGGGAGGCCCACCTCCTGCCGACCCTGCGCGGCGACGTCACCTGGTGCCAGCTCTTCTCGGAGCCGGGCGCCGGCTCCGACCTGGCCTCGCTGCGGACCCGGGCGGAGCGCCGGGAGGACGGCTCCTGGAAGGTCAACGGCCAGAAGGTGTGGACGAGTTCCGCGCACAGCGCCGACTTCGGGATCCTGCTGGCCCGCACCGACCCGGACGCGCCCAAGCACAAGGGGCTCGGCTACTTCGTGGTCGACATGAAGAACACCCCCGGCATCGACGTCCGGCCACTGAAGGAGATCACCGGCGAGGCCCTCTTCAACGAGGTGTACTTCGACGACGTGCAGCTCCCGGCGGACGCGCTGGTCGGCGCGGCGGACGGCGGCTGGAAGGTGGCCCGCAACACCCTCGGCAACGAACGCGTCCACATGGCCGACCAGATGACCTTCGACACCGGCCTGGAGGCGCTCCTCGCGCGCGCCGCCGACCTCGACGGCACGTACCGGGCGCGGATCGGTGCACTCGCCGCCGAGGCGCACGCCCTGGCCTGCATCGGGCTGCGCACCACGCTCCAACAGGTGTCGGGACTGGAGCCGGGCGCGGGCGCTTCCGTACGCAAGCTCGTCCAGACCCCGCACCAGCAGCGGACCGCCGAGCTCGCGCTCGAACTGCTGGGACCGGCGGGCGCGGTGCGGGAGGGGGCGGGGGAGCGGGCGGTCCACGGAATGCTCATGTCCCGCTGCCTGACCATCGCCGGGGGCACCACGCAGGTCCAGCTCAACGTCGTTGCCGAGCGGATCCTCGGCCTACCCAGGGACTAG
- a CDS encoding serine/threonine-protein kinase codes for MERVGPAGPTHVGPFKVAGVLGQGGMGRVLLCAGPDGRLVAVKQVLAHFADDEDFRARFRREVAASRKVSGAYTAAVMDADPDAPTPWLASVFVSGPSLGDVVRADGVLEEAVVHRLAAGLASALAEIHRAGLIHRDLKPDNVLLTEDGVRVIDLGIARVTEGEVEGDTGLTRTGWVIGSPSFMSPEQAESKPLTPASDVFSLGSMLVMAFTGSSPFAGTSTLQTLYDVVHSTPDLSAVPDGLRGIVERCLAKDPAARPTPAQLLELLGPVAPTGLQWPPAVYRMQAEQRAEIDQLLSADTATVVAPPPEPLPVPESVPEPEPEPDEVVERAAEVSESAPPAEPAPTPPRRRSRTVALVAAGVLVATGVGVAAYTLDRRAAEGSGPAAYADVPACQKATQYLPLTGRDAKEDSHSASKTEVHTTCTWYDSLAGRRTALVRWDVKRGGDDGANAKLQQAGFATDASGAKRVNNLGFGDGAYWASPGSTEWTCALSVRHGNLVVWVGLYQPGGCEQKAKEIAKAALKPVPVKSG; via the coding sequence ATGGAGCGCGTAGGACCGGCCGGTCCGACGCACGTGGGGCCGTTCAAGGTGGCCGGCGTGCTCGGGCAGGGAGGCATGGGGCGGGTACTGCTGTGCGCGGGGCCTGACGGGCGGCTCGTCGCCGTCAAGCAGGTGCTCGCGCACTTCGCCGACGACGAGGACTTCCGGGCCCGTTTCCGGCGCGAGGTCGCGGCCTCGCGCAAGGTCTCCGGTGCCTACACGGCGGCCGTCATGGACGCCGACCCGGACGCGCCGACACCGTGGCTGGCCTCGGTGTTCGTGTCCGGGCCCTCGCTCGGGGACGTGGTCAGGGCGGACGGCGTGCTGGAGGAAGCCGTCGTCCACAGGCTGGCAGCGGGGCTCGCGTCGGCGCTCGCGGAGATCCACCGGGCGGGGCTGATCCACCGGGACCTCAAGCCCGACAACGTGCTCCTGACCGAGGACGGGGTACGCGTCATCGACCTCGGCATCGCGCGGGTCACCGAGGGCGAGGTCGAGGGCGACACCGGGCTGACGCGCACCGGCTGGGTGATCGGTTCGCCCTCCTTCATGTCGCCCGAGCAGGCCGAGAGCAAGCCGCTGACACCGGCGAGCGACGTGTTCTCGCTCGGATCGATGCTGGTCATGGCGTTCACCGGCAGCAGCCCCTTCGCCGGGACCTCGACCCTTCAGACGCTCTACGACGTGGTGCACTCCACCCCCGACCTGAGCGCGGTGCCCGACGGGCTGCGCGGGATCGTGGAGCGCTGCCTGGCCAAGGACCCGGCAGCCAGGCCCACCCCGGCGCAGCTGCTCGAACTCCTCGGGCCGGTCGCTCCGACAGGCCTGCAGTGGCCGCCCGCCGTGTACCGGATGCAGGCCGAGCAACGGGCGGAGATCGACCAGCTGCTGTCCGCCGACACGGCGACCGTGGTGGCGCCGCCGCCGGAACCGCTCCCCGTGCCGGAGTCCGTGCCGGAGCCCGAGCCCGAGCCGGATGAAGTGGTGGAGCGGGCGGCCGAGGTCTCGGAGTCCGCCCCGCCGGCCGAGCCGGCGCCGACCCCGCCCCGGCGGCGGTCGCGCACGGTGGCCCTGGTGGCCGCCGGAGTGCTGGTGGCGACGGGCGTCGGCGTGGCTGCGTACACCCTGGACCGGCGGGCGGCGGAAGGCTCCGGTCCCGCGGCCTACGCCGACGTACCGGCCTGCCAGAAGGCCACCCAGTACCTCCCCCTGACCGGGCGGGACGCCAAGGAGGACTCCCACAGCGCGAGCAAGACCGAGGTGCATACGACGTGCACCTGGTACGACTCGCTGGCCGGCCGGCGGACGGCGCTGGTCCGGTGGGACGTCAAGCGGGGCGGTGACGACGGCGCCAACGCGAAGCTCCAGCAGGCCGGTTTCGCCACGGACGCGTCCGGGGCGAAGCGGGTGAACAACCTCGGATTCGGCGACGGGGCGTACTGGGCGTCCCCCGGCAGTACCGAATGGACCTGCGCGCTCTCCGTCCGGCACGGCAACCTGGTCGTCTGGGTCGGCCTCTACCAGCCCGGGGGCTGCGAGCAGAAGGCCAAGGAGATCGCCAAAGCCGCGCTGAAGCCCGTGCCGGTCAAATCCGGCTGA
- a CDS encoding DUF397 domain-containing protein — MDTVRNLTGAQWRKSSYSSDTGGECVECAPLGDTGWLKASYSGDTGGECVEIAAQPCRVAVRDSKNPEGPVFTVHPAAFEAFVKSLSV; from the coding sequence ATGGACACCGTCCGGAACCTGACGGGCGCGCAGTGGCGTAAGTCTTCGTACAGCTCCGACACCGGCGGCGAGTGCGTCGAGTGCGCGCCGCTCGGTGACACCGGCTGGCTCAAAGCCTCGTACAGCGGGGACACCGGAGGCGAGTGCGTCGAGATCGCCGCTCAGCCCTGCCGCGTCGCCGTACGGGACTCCAAGAACCCCGAGGGTCCCGTATTCACCGTCCACCCCGCGGCGTTCGAGGCGTTCGTGAAGTCCCTCTCGGTATGA
- a CDS encoding histidine phosphatase family protein translates to MTATATRYLYLARHGEASPDESELTENGRRQAVLLGRRLRDVPLAAVHHGPLPRAEQTARLIADQLTDVPLHRSDVAGDYVPHMPERDELPAESADLFLRFLAGASAEERENGPGLARRALDLFTGPVDGEEDRHELVVTHNFLVAWLVREAMYAPKWRWLGLNHSNAALTVIRYAPDRPASVLFSNDMRHLPAELRWTGFPPELHI, encoded by the coding sequence ATGACCGCCACTGCCACCCGATACCTCTATCTCGCCCGGCACGGCGAGGCGTCACCGGACGAGAGCGAGCTCACCGAGAACGGCCGCCGACAGGCCGTCCTGCTCGGCCGGCGCCTGCGGGACGTCCCCCTGGCAGCGGTCCACCACGGACCGCTGCCCCGGGCCGAGCAGACGGCGCGCCTGATCGCCGACCAGCTGACCGACGTCCCCCTGCACCGTTCGGACGTCGCGGGCGACTACGTCCCCCACATGCCGGAGCGGGATGAACTCCCCGCGGAATCGGCCGACCTCTTCCTCCGCTTCCTCGCCGGCGCCAGCGCCGAGGAGCGGGAGAACGGACCCGGCCTGGCCCGCCGGGCGCTGGACCTGTTCACCGGGCCGGTGGACGGCGAGGAGGACCGGCACGAGCTGGTCGTCACGCACAACTTCCTCGTCGCCTGGCTCGTCCGGGAGGCCATGTACGCGCCGAAGTGGCGCTGGCTCGGGCTCAACCACTCCAACGCCGCCCTGACCGTCATCCGCTACGCGCCCGACCGGCCCGCCTCCGTCCTCTTCTCCAACGACATGCGGCACCTGCCGGCCGAACTGCGCTGGACCGGCTTCCCGCCCGAGTTGCATATCTGA
- a CDS encoding helix-turn-helix domain-containing protein encodes MVKIRELDPSASPLDFYGYELRRLREQAGLKQAQLGEIIFCTGSLIGQIETTKRVPTRDFSERVDAALNTGGVFSRLVGLVLRSVLPTWFQPYAEMEARASYISTFQAQLVYGLLQTPAYARAVLGVRTEGDLDAKVAARMDRQRILDREDPPLMWVVMSEAVLHQETGGREVMRNQLAHLLALQRREWVKVQILPFEAGAHAGQMGSFTLLRFDDDPDIVYTEDFVQGHMTANPPALREGSLRYDHLQAAALSLEDSVARIARVMEERYGHRPEPDGRAVA; translated from the coding sequence ATGGTCAAGATCCGCGAGCTCGATCCCAGCGCCTCGCCGCTGGACTTCTACGGGTACGAACTGCGGCGCCTGAGGGAGCAGGCCGGCCTGAAGCAGGCGCAGTTGGGCGAGATCATCTTCTGTACGGGCTCCCTGATCGGCCAGATCGAGACGACGAAGCGCGTCCCGACCCGGGACTTCTCGGAGCGGGTGGACGCGGCCCTCAACACCGGCGGGGTGTTCTCGCGACTGGTGGGCCTGGTGCTGCGGAGCGTGCTGCCGACGTGGTTCCAGCCGTACGCGGAGATGGAGGCCCGGGCCTCGTACATCTCCACCTTCCAGGCGCAGTTGGTCTACGGGCTGCTGCAGACGCCCGCCTACGCGCGCGCCGTGCTCGGGGTGCGGACCGAGGGGGACCTCGACGCGAAGGTGGCCGCGCGGATGGACCGGCAGCGGATCCTCGACCGCGAAGACCCGCCACTGATGTGGGTGGTGATGAGCGAGGCCGTGCTGCACCAGGAGACCGGCGGCCGGGAGGTCATGCGGAACCAGCTCGCACACTTGCTGGCCCTGCAGAGGAGGGAGTGGGTGAAGGTGCAGATCCTGCCGTTCGAGGCGGGCGCCCATGCGGGGCAGATGGGCTCGTTCACCCTCCTGCGGTTCGACGATGACCCCGACATCGTCTACACCGAGGACTTCGTGCAGGGCCATATGACGGCCAATCCGCCCGCTCTCAGGGAGGGTTCGCTCCGATACGATCATCTGCAGGCAGCCGCCCTGTCCCTGGAGGACTCGGTGGCACGGATCGCCCGCGTAATGGAGGAGCGTTATGGACACCGTCCGGAACCTGACGGGCGCGCAGTGGCGTAA
- a CDS encoding VOC family protein — MATRLVQINMKAQDDSALGRFWAEALGWGVDSEGPGVTNLEPVGFSYPDPVAVCIDIIARPEPKTVKNRVHLDLATTSAAHQKELVGRLKDLGATLADVGQGDVPWTVMADPEGNEFCVLEPRPIYRDTGPIAAVVVDCTDPRAMARFWDGAMDWTLHEVTDEQATMRSAKGVGPYLEFLRTPDTKSVWNRVHLDVCPYPGDDLAAEAARLRALGATDPGIDQSAISWTILSDPEGNEFCLLTPR; from the coding sequence ATGGCAACACGACTTGTGCAGATCAACATGAAGGCCCAGGACGACTCCGCGCTCGGCCGGTTCTGGGCGGAGGCGCTCGGCTGGGGCGTCGACAGCGAGGGGCCCGGCGTGACCAACCTCGAACCGGTGGGGTTCTCCTACCCCGACCCCGTGGCCGTCTGCATCGACATCATCGCCCGCCCGGAACCCAAGACGGTCAAGAACCGGGTGCACCTCGATCTGGCCACCACCTCGGCCGCGCACCAGAAGGAGCTGGTCGGGCGCCTGAAGGACCTCGGCGCGACGCTCGCCGACGTGGGTCAGGGCGACGTCCCCTGGACGGTCATGGCCGACCCGGAGGGCAACGAGTTCTGCGTCCTGGAGCCCCGCCCGATCTACCGGGACACCGGGCCGATCGCCGCGGTGGTGGTCGACTGCACCGACCCGCGCGCAATGGCCCGGTTCTGGGACGGGGCGATGGACTGGACGCTGCACGAGGTGACCGACGAGCAGGCGACCATGCGGTCCGCCAAGGGCGTCGGCCCCTACCTGGAGTTCCTCCGCACCCCCGACACCAAGAGCGTGTGGAACCGCGTCCACCTCGACGTCTGTCCCTACCCCGGCGACGACCTCGCGGCAGAGGCGGCCCGACTGCGCGCCCTGGGGGCCACCGACCCCGGCATCGACCAGTCCGCCATCTCCTGGACGATCCTGTCCGACCCGGAGGGCAACGAGTTCTGCCTGCTCACCCCTCGCTGA